TCGATCGTGTGTGAATTAAAATAAGGGAGGATCGATCGAtagccgaaaaattcaaaagatctGTCAACACCTGTTGCACAAATGTATAAtctttcttctattctttAACGCAGGTCATCGCGGCTATTTCCGTATCCTTGGGTTCGATGGTTGTTGGTTTTTCAAGTTCTTACACTTCACCGGCTCTAccatcgatgaaaaatgagaccTCTTTGGCGATGAGTGCTCAAGCGGTAAGTTGACATTTTATATCAGAAATCAATGTTGAAGAGCGCGAAAATATGCGATTTTCACACGCTGTTCTTGGTCGTATGATACAATAAATCTCTAGAATTCAATCTCTGACGGAATAcaacgatatatttttctctccatttgtTACAtcctctttttccaattttttagtTAATGAATGAATGTTTGTTAATAAAAAACTATTATCTAAAATAATGAGCGTACCAGTTGAACCTGATTCGCGAATTTTTAACATTACACATGAAAAACGTGTACGAATTTCGAGTTTatctgataaataaattcaagaagaaaataaatcaactcggaattcttgaaaatgataagaagaaaaagaagtgaacCGCCAAAATAGTTGGCAGATGAAGATCTATCGCTTGCGAATAataaggaaacaaaaatagtCCTATCTAACACCCCTCACAAtcagtgaaaataaatcatttttttaattgagtttgatatgcttttctaacgtattttgacctcaggaaaccgaatcttgaagaaaaattgatccatctctgaaattgaccgagttatcgccaattttcagctttttggggtcaaaaataaaaaatttatttcatggtctatcttaatgcaatttgagctcaggaatcagaatccgaaaggaaaattgatctatcttcgaaaacgaccgagttatcctcattttttcgcattttttggcacaaatttgaggatatctcgaagggaaaaaatcgtagctcaatttggacaacggattcgtgttcctcaggtcaaaatacataagaaaagtgccatacgatcaattttaaaaaataaaaaattttggccaaaatttgaaaaaatcgtaaggggtaccccttggaaaaatctcaaattttggccaaaaatttttattttttaaaattgatcgtatggcacttttcttatgtattttgaccccagcaacacgaatccgtcgtccaaattgagctacgattttttcccttcaagatatcctcaaatttgtaccaaaaaatgcgaaaaaatgaggataactcggtcattttttcagatagatcaatttttcttccggattcggattcctgagctcaaattacattaaaatagactaaaaaatcaatttttcatttttgacccgaaaaagctgaaaattggcgataactcggtcaatttcagagatagatcaatttttcttccagattcggattcctgaggtcaaaatacgtaagaaaagcgtaTTAAACCCGATTAAagcaatgatttattttttgctcaagagtcgaatttttttttggttcttcaagagtaatctgacatataatcagctcaggaatccaaatctgaaagccaaaatcatctactcatgcaatctatcgagtaatcattaggtggaaaaaattttttacttatattttatacatttttatttatatagaaGGATATATAATGATGTATCGATGACGATTAATGTCAATGATTTctcgttgtcgtcgtcatcgtcgtgacaaatttatacatgtaatTTAGCGCGAAGACACCAATACGTCGCGTCAGATACGACGCGCGATCATTGCCATCCAATTGACAATGAGCATCGCTaactaataaaataaatttcatcgaatcgaGCATCGTACGGCCCCGTCGTCTTGTAAAACGTACATTACGCGTCCGGAGTATAGTAATTCGTCGGCATAATTGAACGTGATATTCAGGGTCGTCGTGTACGCAATTGTATTCCGCGCACGATCAGAAATTTCGATACGCTGCAGTAGGAGGTTTAAAAGGATCCCAGCGTGTACGCAACCGGTGCAGCGATGAGATAATGACATGCAACTCGCGTTCGCGAAGGTCACACCGCATGTACGTTCGATCGGTGATAAATAGATAAACTTCGCGAGGGATGATCGACAAGTACAACGATAAATGAGGAGGgggtgaattgaaaaagaagagatatagataaaaatcgatttcgTTGCCAACACTGCTGAGGTTTCATCCGTCCACGCGCCCCGGTGTTGTTTgcgaatcgacaaaaataggCGAGATTCGATTGTCcttgatgtacgtacgtagctgcTCATGTGGGAAGGATAGGGTACATACCCTGACCTCGGGGTGATCTCGTagattttcatcgaattttcacaATCTGATATCGTGATTCCAGGCGTCATGGGTAGGCGGAATAATGCCGCTTAGTGCTCTGGTCGGTGGCGTACTTGGGGGGCCAATGATCGAGTATCTCGGTAGACGTAACACAATTTTGGCAACGGGATTCCCTTTCATAGGAGGTAGGAAAAACATAAAATCTCACTATCTCTTAATCTGTGTGCGCCGATCTggtttctcattattttcctttatttttcgcaGCCTGGCTTCTCATCGCCTTCGCGACGAACATCGTTATGATTTTATGCGGTCGCGCATTCAGTGGTTTCTGCGTGGGCGTAGCCTCTCTATCGTTTCCGGTTTACCTTGGCGAAACACTCCAGCCGGAAGTACGCGGTACTCTTGGACTGTTGCCAACGGCGCTGGGAAATGTCGGTGTGTATTAAAAAGACAAGAGCGACGAAGACCCCCACCGATCTTCGAACGatcttttttctatattctttgatttttgtttctcatagGAATCCTATTCTGCTTCATCGTCGGGATGTACTTGAACTGGTCGAATCTGGCTATAGTGGGTGCGATAATACCGATCCCTTTCATGATCTTGATGTGCCTAATCCCGGAAACTCCTCGTTGGTATATCGCTAAGGGAAACCGGGAGAGAGCTCGTAAGTCCCTTCAATGGCTTCGCGGCAAGAATACCGACGTATCCGAGGAATTAGCAGCGATTGAAAAAGCTCACACGGAGAGTGAGAGGAACGTGACGCGAGGTGCCTTCAAAGAATTGCTGAAAAAGGCCTACGTCAAACCCCTCCTCATCTCACTGGGACTCATGGGATTCCAACAACTCTCGGGAATAAACGCAGTTATATTTTACACCGTTCAAATATTCGAGGTTTGTACTACATCGGCttccaaaaattgaatcaatttttgagattTCTTAGAGACCCAGATCATATATCGAGCCAACGTTTtgctttttctaatttcaggACGCCGGAAGCACGATCGACGGTAACCTCAGCTCAATAATAGTAGGAGTGGTGAACTTTTTATCGACATTTATGGCCACAGCATTGATCGATCGTCTGGGTCGTAAAATTCTTCTCTACATAAGCAGCGTGTCAATGATACTGACGTTATTCATTCTCGGTACATTTTTCTACCTAAAAGAGAGCGGTACCAATGTCGAATCGTACGGTTGGATTCCATTGGCAAGTTTTGTTATATACGTAATTGGATTTTCTCTTGGATTTGGACCAATTCCATGGCTGATGATGGGAGAAATTTTACCGGCGAAAATTCGTGGTTCGGCGGCGAGTGTTGTCACCGGTTTCAACTGGGCGTGTACATTCATAGTAACCAAGACCTTTATCGACATAATAGCCGGGATCGGCGCCGGGGGCACTTTCTGGTTATTCGGCGCCATAACACTCATCGGTTTGATATTCGTTATCGTGTTTGTACCGGAAACGAGGGGTAGATCATTGGAAGAAATTGAGATGAGGCTAACTGGACCAGTACGAAGGATGAGCGCGGTAGCAAACATAAAACCTATGCCAACTGCTTGTTAAGGGTTTTCTTtagtgatttttcaaaaaaaagttGGCAGAAACGGACTACGGTTGACGAAGATCTAAAATCCGTACTCGAGATGACGACGGACCTTGAAGTGGGTGGTTGCTCcaatcgatagaaaaaagaaaaagaaagcccagaactgacaaaattttttttctttttttttttcatactacCAGCTTGGAGTGAAGTGTACTTCGATCGATTTGTTTCATATTGAGATTCGAATATGCGGtgatgtatataaaaatgtagTGTGATAATTTACAAGATGCTGGTtagagaaaaacaattttaagaCGAAATGACAATTGCTACATACAAACCATCGATAACTTTTGCGCAAGACGATATAGTAGAATTCGTTTTTGTGATATCctatttcttttacaaatacatcttcatttttgacGTCTTTCATTTCATATAAATATTAGGTAGACGACACGATGCTATAGATAGTGCCTTCTTGAAATAAATGGTATTTTGAGGCTACGAAATGTTCCATAATATACACAATTACATACGCacatagaacaaaaaaaaatgatagaaagaCAAGGTGCTAAAATACTTAACAATGAAACACCGCGTCCTTTAATTGTTATATAAAACTGTCGGCGAGGGGGGCTGAATATAGTATTGAGAATACTGCGTGTGTCTAGATGGTATTCATCCTATTAACTACGATGCACATTGTATCGCACCtcggatatatttatatttgttcagataattttttgttattttgcaTATCATCatatatgaaaagaatctcaATTTCTATAATCATTGCTATGATCACTATTAACTATGAAATCATtgctattcattttttcacgatgGTTAACTAGATGCATAGTAGTTTATCTGTttcttgttattgttgttattaataatatcattttattattactaggGTCATTgccatcatcattatcattatggttcttttttttattgtcgttTCTCTTCTTGCAATCCTACAGTCTCTACCTCAGAAAAAGTAATATTGCGCATAAATAACAAATAGTAATTAAAATGATCaaatatgttgaaaaaaaaaaaatatatatacataaatattttataataataattgttcctCAATGTTTGAATGATAAGTGATTTCAATGAATCACaagaaagaataattattagCAGAAAACCTTcagatataatatatgataAGCGAATGCACAAagttatagatatatttttgctgatttataaaaattatgtacatacgtatatatttagcTGATAGTTGTACATTATGTTGAGGTGGTAGGTAGATCCACCGAGATTTGAAAGGAAATTTCAAAGACTTTAGTGTGTAAAAAATTACTCGTGTAGAAGCTTAATAAAATCACAGCTGCCTATTAATTACGAGACGAAAAACGAACAacatgaaagcaaaaaaaaaaaggcacatGAATTGGAAAAACTGATCTTTTACGAAATGATGGAACACCATTGTGTAGTACTTaattttgaagaaagaaaagttacTTGTGACAGAACACAAAGATTTTTGTATGGtcttgttcaattttgttcgaattaatttttataagtAGTAGCTGAATTCATGTAGGGAAcaaaattctttcaatataTGTGTACTCAATAAATACTGGAGACGCATAGGAATGATATATCTGAATTTAgcagacaaaaaaataatgataaatatgtacaataaatacgtattttcatataattcCTTTTTACACAAATATGTTCGATAATTCCATTCAAAATAGTGTAAAAAATTCAGTTGTTTATACATATTGTTAAAgtacatgaaatatttttataaatgcagatatgaatgaatgaataaatgaataaataaaatgaaaaaacatgaTTTTACTTTACCAACTCTAAAATATCAAGCAAGACAAGATGTAAGATGGTATTAACCAAACAGAGAACGAACAAATCTCTCGGACTAACTGGAATGAAATCCTGTACTTTGGTGCGTCGACAGTAGCGCGACAATGAAATAAGAATACAGATGCCATATTAGGTAACAGAAAGGATGATGCAGATGATTAGCGAGGAAAAGCATTGCCTATCCCCAAATTTTCCCACAACCACAACAATGATACAAACAAAGCAAAGCGAGGTTAGCTACCACTTCTTGTAAAAGCACAGCGATGTCTGAATATTATGATATTGTGAGAC
This region of Athalia rosae chromosome 7, iyAthRosa1.1, whole genome shotgun sequence genomic DNA includes:
- the LOC105689619 gene encoding facilitated trehalose transporter Tret1 isoform X3, whose protein sequence is MKWIKTNNVWRDQFVLNQVIAAISVSLGSMVVGFSSSYTSPALPSMKNETSLAMSAQAASWVGGIMPLSALVGGVLGGPMIEYLGRRNTILATGFPFIGAWLLIAFATNIVMILCGRAFSGFCVGVASLSFPVYLGETLQPEVRGTLGLLPTALGNVGILFCFIVGMYLNWSNLAIVGAIIPIPFMILMCLIPETPRWYIAKGNRERARKSLQWLRGKNTDVSEELAAIEKAHTESERNVTRGAFKELLKKAYVKPLLISLGLMGFQQLSGINAVIFYTVQIFEDAGSTIDGNLSSIIVGVVNFLSTFMATALIDRLGRKILLYISSVSMILTLFILGTFFYLKESGTNVESYGWIPLASFVIYVIGFSLGFGPIPWLMMGEILPAKIRGSAASVVTGFNWACTFIVTKTFIDIIAGIGAGGTFWLFGAITLIGLIFVIVFVPETRGRSLEEIEMRLTGPVRRMSAVANIKPMPTAC
- the LOC105689619 gene encoding facilitated trehalose transporter Tret1 isoform X1, translated to MSSSQKPWPVCLMFSKSKERGILPRQYTRVPTISRSETANSNIVADCASNTTLATIPSPFTSQLTLSNDKKCPESVTEYPEPAHYYADNLLNNQNLKKAKIYNEHIQREDPNADHKQLDPLLQDHGIQPDTAKMFHSQEFQVKMTSGPPFKSYFQAEVAPRRRCHYIPQVIAAISVSLGSMVVGFSSSYTSPALPSMKNETSLAMSAQAASWVGGIMPLSALVGGVLGGPMIEYLGRRNTILATGFPFIGAWLLIAFATNIVMILCGRAFSGFCVGVASLSFPVYLGETLQPEVRGTLGLLPTALGNVGILFCFIVGMYLNWSNLAIVGAIIPIPFMILMCLIPETPRWYIAKGNRERARKSLQWLRGKNTDVSEELAAIEKAHTESERNVTRGAFKELLKKAYVKPLLISLGLMGFQQLSGINAVIFYTVQIFEDAGSTIDGNLSSIIVGVVNFLSTFMATALIDRLGRKILLYISSVSMILTLFILGTFFYLKESGTNVESYGWIPLASFVIYVIGFSLGFGPIPWLMMGEILPAKIRGSAASVVTGFNWACTFIVTKTFIDIIAGIGAGGTFWLFGAITLIGLIFVIVFVPETRGRSLEEIEMRLTGPVRRMSAVANIKPMPTAC
- the LOC105689619 gene encoding facilitated trehalose transporter Tret1 isoform X2, with product MKFLIRADTHINIEVPGNEPKAICTFSQVIAAISVSLGSMVVGFSSSYTSPALPSMKNETSLAMSAQAASWVGGIMPLSALVGGVLGGPMIEYLGRRNTILATGFPFIGAWLLIAFATNIVMILCGRAFSGFCVGVASLSFPVYLGETLQPEVRGTLGLLPTALGNVGILFCFIVGMYLNWSNLAIVGAIIPIPFMILMCLIPETPRWYIAKGNRERARKSLQWLRGKNTDVSEELAAIEKAHTESERNVTRGAFKELLKKAYVKPLLISLGLMGFQQLSGINAVIFYTVQIFEDAGSTIDGNLSSIIVGVVNFLSTFMATALIDRLGRKILLYISSVSMILTLFILGTFFYLKESGTNVESYGWIPLASFVIYVIGFSLGFGPIPWLMMGEILPAKIRGSAASVVTGFNWACTFIVTKTFIDIIAGIGAGGTFWLFGAITLIGLIFVIVFVPETRGRSLEEIEMRLTGPVRRMSAVANIKPMPTAC